A stretch of DNA from Leptotrichia sp. oral taxon 215 str. W9775:
TGACAGTGAGGCAGAAATTATTTCAATTGTTCCAAAAGGGATTGCTAAACTGTATAAATTTCAGCTGGAAGAAAAACATAGGCAGAATATAAAATATGTAGTTGAAAAAGGTCGTGTGACAATAGACGGAGCAAGCCTTACAGTCATTGATACAGATGATGATTCAGGAACTTTTTCTGTGTCACTTATTCCACATACTTTGGAAAATATAACACTTGGAAAAAAGAAAGTCGGAGATTTTGTTAATATAGAAACAGATTTATTTGGGAAATATGTGGAAAAAATTTTGAAATTTAATAATGTAGAAACTGAAAAGAAAGAAAAATCCGGCATTACAATGGATTTTTTACAAAAAAATGGGTTTTAAGGTATAAATATATCTGAAAAGAGGTAGGAAAATGGAAAGAAAATTTAATACAATAGAAGAAGCAATAGAAGAAATAAGAAATGGGAAACCAATAGTTATAGTAGATGATGAAGACAGGGAAAATGAAGGGGACTTATTTTTACCTGCAGAAGTGGCAACATACGAGACAATAAATTTCATGATAAACAATGCTAGAGGTCTTATGTGTGTTCCGTTAACAGAGGAAAGGGCAGAAGAACTGGAACTTGCATTTATGACAGAACATAATACAGATAATCATGGAACAGCCTTTACAGTGTCAGTTGATGCAGCAGAAGGGACAACTACGGGAATATCTACTGGAGACAGGCTTAAAACAATAAAAGATCTTGCAGATCCTTCAAAAAAGGCGGAAGATTTTAGAAGACCTGGGCATATGTTCCCACTTGTTGCAAAAAAAGGTGGAGTCATAGAAAGAAAAGGCCATACAGAAGCAGCTGTTGATTTAGCTGGAATTGCAGGATTTTCAAAAGTTGGAGTAATAATGGAAATTTTAAATGAAGACGGAACTATGGCAAGAAAGGATCAGCTGTTTGAATTCTGTAAAAAAAATGAACTTAAGATAATAACTATAGAAGACTTGATTATATACAGAAAAAAACATGAAAAACTTGTAAAAATGGAAGCTGAAGTGAAAATTGCAACTAAATTTGGAAATTTTGATTTTGCAGGATACAGTGACAAAATTGAAAACAAGGAATACATAGCCATTATAAAAGGTGATATACGTAATAAGGAGAATGTCAGTGTAAGATTGCATTCAGAATGTCTGACAGGAGATGTTTTCGGCTCTAAACGTTGCGACTGCCAGGATCAGCTTCACAGGGCACTACGTGAAATAGAGGAAAAAGGTGAAGGCCTTCTAATTTATTCAAGACAGGAAGGCAGAGGAATAGGAATACTTAACAAACTGAAGGCGTACAGGCTGCAGGATGAAGGGTATGACACAGTTGAAGCAAATCATCAGCTTGGATTTGAAGATGATCTGAGGGATTATGCAATAGCGGCACAGATTATAAAAGACCTTGGAGTAAAATCGGTTTCCTTGAAAACAAATAATCCTCTGAAAATAAAAGGCTTGGAGCAGTACGGTGTAACTGTTGCATCAAGAGAGGAAATTGAGATAGAAGTTAATGCCTATGATAAGAAATATCTGAAAACAAAGAAGGAAAAAATGGGGCATATATTGAGACAGGAGCTATAAAGTAAATTGTAAAATATGTACTGCACCCAAAATCTTAGACACAAATTGAAGGTGCAGTACACAAATATGGTTTTTATATATTTTGTTTACAATTTTTGTTTTAATCATTCTTTCTTTTTTTAGCAATTAATTAATTAATTAATTAATCACTTCTAGTTTTCTTTTCTTATATTTTATATTGAAGATAATATTTTTTAAATAATTAATTTTGTACCATTGCAAATTTATTTTTTTGTATATAATTTTTGCGATAAAATATGAAAGAATAACACTTGCAACAACATCAGTAGTCCAATGACGCACTAGATAAACACGGCTCATTCCTACTAAAACTCCTAATACGAATAAAATTGTCCTGATAAATTTATTTTTTATGTAAAATGATAAAATCCAAATTGTTCCCCAAATAGTAATTGTATGTCCTGATGGAAAAGAAACATAACTTCCTTTCCAAAATGAGCTGTCTTTAATCATAGTCATGATTCCATAAAATTTATCAGGATTTATAGTTATTGATGGTCTTGCTCTTGCGAATAATACTTTCATTATATTCACTGTAATTTGAGTCGAAAGCAAAGTAAAAATTATTGCTAAAATATATTTTTTTAAAAAATTATATTTCTGTTTATTGCTTAAAAATAATGAGAGTAATACAATTGTAAGTAACAATTCAAAATATCCTTCACCAAATTTAGTAATAAAACGAAAAAATCTTTCAATACTTTCTGAATGACGAAAAATACTTGAATCTGAAATATATGATAAATGTTTAAAAAAGAATTTATCTATAGAAAAAATATAATTTGTTAGTTTCAATTGTATCACTTCTCCTTCTCTTTAAATGAAAAAATTATTAGTTATTTGATTTATATCTTTTTATTTTTCTAAAATTAAGATATAATATTTTTAAGATGAGTAATATTAACATAAAAAATAAATTTTAAAATGAATTTAAACTGAATAAATTTTGGAAAGGAAAAATAAAAGAAAAATGGGAAAGATATTAGTTGTTGAAGATGATAAAAAAATATCTAGAATTTTGAAATTACAGCTGGAGCGGAAAAATCATGAAATTACGGTAATTGAAAATGGAATTGATGCTTTGAATGAAATTGATAAAAAGAGGGATTTTTATGATTTGATGCTTTTAGATTTGGGACTGCCTTTGATGGAAGGAAATGATGTCTGCAAAAATGTTAGAAAAATATCAGAAGTTCCAATAATCGTTGTTTCTGCAAAAAATAACATTGAAGAAAAAGTTGACTTATTGAAATCAGGAGCTAGTGATTATGTTACGAAACCTTTTGATTTTCTTGAGCTTGATGCAAGAATTGACATAAATATTAGAAAAGAGAAAATTTCTGAAATTGTTTATAAAACATTAAAGTTAAATACTGAAAATTATTCTGTTTATTTGGAAGAAACACCTGTTTTATTAACAAAAACGGAATTTGAACTGGTTAAGCTTTTGATTGAGAATAAAGAGGAAATTGTTTCACGAGATAGAATTGTTGAAAAAATATGGGGTTGGGAAGCTAGTGATAATCTGCTTGATAGTACGATGAAAAAAATTAGGCAAAAATTGGGAAAAGAAAAAATTAAAACTGTGAGAGGAATTGGGTATATTTTAAAAATATGAAAAAAATAAAAGACAAAATAATTTTTGCAAATACGATAAGTCTAGTTTTTATCTCATTTATAATTATATTGGGAATGACTATATTTTTAATTCATAAAGCTGTTGAAGCTGAAACTAAAGAAATGGATAAACTTGTCTTATCTGCCATTGAAAAAATAAATAATGTTCCAACTGATAAATTGAAAGAGACTTACAAAAATTACGATTATGCCGATAAACAATATATTTCTCTTGCGGTTGAAAAAAATGGGAATTTTATTTATTTGACAGATGACGAAAATCGTTCGGATTTTAAGAAAATTGAAGAGAATAAACTTGAAACAAAATGGGACAGATTTGTCTACAAAAGAATTTACACTGTGAATAATACAAAATATTATGCAATAAGAAATTTTGAATTTATGGAAGCACATGAAATTTTGTACGTTATGCTTTTAATGTTTGCTTTAATCACGATTTCGATTATTGTAATTTCAAAAATTGTTGCTGAAAATGTGTTAAATCCTTTGACAAACATAATTTCCCAA
This window harbors:
- a CDS encoding riboflavin synthase, with protein sequence MFTGLVEEMGKVVNISKKATGLGITIKGDKVTEKAEIGDSIAVNGVCLTVTELSGNTFTADVMYETIERSGLKRITAGETVNLEKSLTLTTFLGGHLVMGDVDSEAEIISIVPKGIAKLYKFQLEEKHRQNIKYVVEKGRVTIDGASLTVIDTDDDSGTFSVSLIPHTLENITLGKKKVGDFVNIETDLFGKYVEKILKFNNVETEKKEKSGITMDFLQKNGF
- a CDS encoding bifunctional 3,4-dihydroxy-2-butanone-4-phosphate synthase/GTP cyclohydrolase II — protein: MERKFNTIEEAIEEIRNGKPIVIVDDEDRENEGDLFLPAEVATYETINFMINNARGLMCVPLTEERAEELELAFMTEHNTDNHGTAFTVSVDAAEGTTTGISTGDRLKTIKDLADPSKKAEDFRRPGHMFPLVAKKGGVIERKGHTEAAVDLAGIAGFSKVGVIMEILNEDGTMARKDQLFEFCKKNELKIITIEDLIIYRKKHEKLVKMEAEVKIATKFGNFDFAGYSDKIENKEYIAIIKGDIRNKENVSVRLHSECLTGDVFGSKRCDCQDQLHRALREIEEKGEGLLIYSRQEGRGIGILNKLKAYRLQDEGYDTVEANHQLGFEDDLRDYAIAAQIIKDLGVKSVSLKTNNPLKIKGLEQYGVTVASREEIEIEVNAYDKKYLKTKKEKMGHILRQEL
- a CDS encoding phosphatase PAP2 family protein; this encodes MIQLKLTNYIFSIDKFFFKHLSYISDSSIFRHSESIERFFRFITKFGEGYFELLLTIVLLSLFLSNKQKYNFLKKYILAIIFTLLSTQITVNIMKVLFARARPSITINPDKFYGIMTMIKDSSFWKGSYVSFPSGHTITIWGTIWILSFYIKNKFIRTILFVLGVLVGMSRVYLVRHWTTDVVASVILSYFIAKIIYKKINLQWYKINYLKNIIFNIKYKKRKLEVIN
- a CDS encoding response regulator transcription factor is translated as MGKILVVEDDKKISRILKLQLERKNHEITVIENGIDALNEIDKKRDFYDLMLLDLGLPLMEGNDVCKNVRKISEVPIIVVSAKNNIEEKVDLLKSGASDYVTKPFDFLELDARIDINIRKEKISEIVYKTLKLNTENYSVYLEETPVLLTKTEFELVKLLIENKEEIVSRDRIVEKIWGWEASDNLLDSTMKKIRQKLGKEKIKTVRGIGYILKI